ATATTCTCTTCAATAGCTAAGATCTGAAAGAAGTTAGTCATAGTACAAAGAAAgaactaattaataattaaaattaaacttacCACGCCCACAGCTTCTAAAGCAAAGAGAACAGTACCGAAAAAGACGGGCATCTGTCTGATATCCACAAGCATTTCTCGTTCACTTAAAGGAGGCAACTCAgtgcaaatataatacattacAATGGATAGACCTTTAGGcaagatataaatatttatggttTAGTAAGCAAAACTTATAGTAAACACACTAAATAATATGATATCAGCAATAGTGgcttgaaattttaaaatgattatataAAAACTTGCGAATTGTAAAAGCTTATCATGCATACATcttatatatcaaatttttaaaaacttaatttgacttttttgCACTAACCAAACATTTGGTGGTTTACCAGTTCTGCGGATaagaatttgatttattatttcatttgttgaaattaaagctaatcacttataaaaatttatagtATTGCTATGTAAAATTCAACGCTTGTACCACCAACACTTGTTCCATATAAAGTTAATcaataatacttaaaatgtaaataggtaatcattatcattatatatCATTTTGCATGGATGCCATTCTACTCTTATTTAATCAATTCGCAAACTGCTTCTAGTATCTACTGTATATAGTTTGTAGTAAAGTAGATAAAAATTCCCAAATTTGACTCACCGAAAAGGAGCAGAATATTGGCAGCCGCACAAAAGGGAGCGAGTAACTTGAGATTCCTGATGCTAAAGATGAGTAAAAGCGGAATAACCAGAAAGCACATGTGAGTCCGAACTGGCCACACGATGAGATTATGGTCGACAACCTGTTTGATGTTGCTCGCCATAAACACCACATAAATGCAACAGATGCCATAATGATAGAAGGCCAGAAATCCATCCACTATCGGGCTAGGAGTGAGTTTAAAATTCTGTTTAAAGAAGGTTAAAACAAGCGTCTTACGTGGCAAGTGGAATCAAGCATTGAAATATGGGCGGACCCTCCTTTAAACCAATTTCCATGCACTCCGAGTAGCTGATGTAGGGCACTCGCTTGCGCTTACATAGAATATACATGGATCCGAGCtgcaaaaaaatagaatttaaaacCAATTTAATAGCAAACTAGAGAACTTACTAAAATGTGGAGACAATATAGAGCTATGCAGCCAAGGATCACAGTCGAGATGCTGCCATTCAAATATCCAGCATGGGCGAAAGCATTGGGCATGGCCAGCACTCCAGTGCCAACTGAAGCCTTCAAGAAATGCACCATCGTTTGCCAATTGCTGGACGGGAATTATATAGGATTAGGCTGTGTATAACTGACTTTTTACGTACTTTGTGGGTTTCTTAACATCGCGATGCTCGTGGGGATCATAATCATCATTAGAATCATTcctaaaattgaaattacaaattttattttagaaaagtATTTATGGATCTGCTTCTGTCGTCTTGtcattattgaattaaatgctgGCGTGTTTACTCACTTCATAATAACTTAAAATTTAGAGTAATAACGATAAAATAActaaagaatttaattcaaatggagcatcgaaataaaacaaaaaatttattcagttttcaaaatatattttaattcataaaaatgagaataaacaaaacgaaaaacctactaattttttttacatttactcATTCGCCACAGTGCTTAAAATATTGCTAAGTAactaacataaattaattctAAGACAAAGCCTCCACAATATCGACGATGCTAACATAAGTGCCGATAATTCCGCCAAAGAAACCGAAGATTAACAACAACATATTGATCACCAGTCTGATGCGAAAAGGTCCATAGCCCTGTTCGTATTGTACACAGATTTGCAGCAAAGCCGGAAAGATGAGGCCCAGGATAGAGAGGCAGAAAGATCCCACGAGCGATAGGAACAAAGAGAGATCCGGAATGGCAATGGCACACAAGactagataatagataatagataatagataatagataatagataatagataatagataatagataatagataatagataatagataatagataatagataatagataatagataatagataatagataatagataatagataatagataatagataatagataatagataatagataatagataatagataatagataatagataatagataatagataatagataatagataatagataatagataatagataataggtTGTGTAATACTTACAAGTGAGCAGCACAATCACAGCTCGAAAGAGGAGCTCATAGAGCGTATGCTTTGAGATGTCCTTAATACGTTTGCTTAGATACTTGCTCCACAAGATGTGTGCTGTGACATAACCTTGTAGCGCATAGGAAATATATGTGGTGATGGCGAAAAAGATCTTCACCACTTGCGCCATGCTGCGGAAGAATGTATCCAATTAGTATACATTACtatgcgtatgagtaatattgTGAATAAAGCTTACACTTCTGTCTGTGGTATGTTTAAGGTAACGCTGCCCATTGCCTCATCACCATATTTCCAGTAGCCAAAGAATCCAAGGAACACATACAAGCTTAACACAATGGCCATGCCCCAGTTCATGATGCCACAAGGCGTCACATAGGCACGAGGTGTTGCCATGTTCTCCTCGATAGCCAAGATCTAGCGGAAGGAATGCACagataataaatgcaattactgCTAATGGCAGTTAAACTTACCACGCCCACCGCTTCCAGTGCAAAAAGCACAGTGCCAAAAAATGTAGGAAACTTTTTATAATCTTCAAAGGCTTCCCGTTCACTGAGCGGTGGTAAATCCGTACAAATATAATACAGTACAATTCCAAAGCCTAAGGTAGTAAACAAAATTCTTGTAATTATCAAAATAATGTcataaagtaatataaaagtgttattaaaaatttccaaGCCAATTGAAGGTAGATCAATGAGTGACGTAATCAGTTTAAACTCTATTTTTACGACTATAATAATAGTACTTTATCTAGTGATCGAAAACATATTTATGACTAAAACAAATACTTTAATCTTAACTCACCCACAAAGAGCagcaaattggcagcactAGAAAATGGCGCAAGTAGTTTGAGATTTCTTATGCTAAAGATCAGCAAAAGTGGCACGATCAGCAAGCACATGTGCAAGCGTACATCCCATACGACGACGTATTCATCAAACAGCTGCTTGATGCTCTCCGCAATAAAAACGACGTAAACGCAGCAGATGCCAAAGTGATAGAAAGCCAAAAAACCATCCACAAAAggactgagagagagaaatacaaAATGGCTGATAAGATAATTAAGATATGAATGCAACAATTGACTCACGTGGCAATTGGAGCCAGACAGCGCAAAAAAGGTGGACCTTGCTGCAGACCTAGTTTCATGGCTTCCGAGAAGCTGACGTAGGGCACTCGCTGACGTTTGCATAACAAATACATGCAGCTGATCTGATAAGTAAACGGAAGTAATAAAAAGATTATTGACAATAAAAAGACAAATTTATTATCTCCATGTATATCGAAAAGAGATTATATCTATCTAACTTTATCTAGCTACATGTGCACTTATCGATTgctgataaaaatatttaaatatatactttatctACTTGTTAAAGTGTGATTATTGAATAGTACAGATTCTGCACTTAATGTAAAACatgattaaaatgaatatatatttttggatgTGCAAAAGAAccacaaaagttttttctttatgaatgttttaatttacaatttgtgttgcgataataaattaattttgtgaagGAAAGtattggcaaataaatttatatatataacaaataaagtgTGCAGTTTTTTGGTATAAAAGTAAAGTGTCTAAAGTACATGTTCTACACATGAGAAATGTGTACTTAAGTGAAGTCAATAATGTTTAGAtcgacatttttattttttaaaacgtagtttaataaattgtaaataaataaaaaagaacgttattttttttaatacaagcGTAAACAAAGTGAATAAAATTGAACTAtgcattaaaattttctacaattttgaGCAAGTCAACTCACCAATATGTGCAGACAGTAAAGAGCCAACCCACCAATGATCAGAGTCAAGATAATACCATTCACATAACCCGCATGGGCAAAAGCACTTGGCATAGCCAGCACTCCGGTGCCAACGGACGCCTTCAAAAAGTGGGCAAATGTTTGCCAGTTGcttaaaaaatagaagaaagtAAAGATCATGGAGATAATTCTATTTTTGTAGATGTCAAGTAATTATGTTGCGTTCCTTACTTTGTGGGATTTTTCACATTGCGATGCTTGTGAGGATCGTAATCATCTGATATGGTTGGCTTCGTGGGGTACACCATGGACTCATTTTTGATATCGGCTCTAAGATAAGCATTTAATTCACATTAGTTTGGATTTTTACAACACCCATTAATCGAGAGCGTCATTATGTCAGATTGCGTGTGTTGATTTTATTGCCCTCAAGGAACAAAACAGTTGTTAAACTTTATAATCGGAGGTAATCAGTATATACTGCTGTGGCAGTACATACAGCGTACAGTGTTAATTGCTAATGTCTTTTATGGAAGGTTGTTGTCATTAACTAACATTACAAACGAAAGACAGCAGCAATTGTTctaccaaaaaataataatatacgaGAACAAACAACTCGAAGAGCTGACTCTTTGTCTGTCGCTTCTGTCATCTCTGTTTGCTCAACAGTTAGCTAAGAGTTTGTGACTTAATGACTTGAGTTGTTTAATTTACTCACTGCATTGTCAGCTACTCGACTGCACATAAATCGTTTATCACACACAAGATAAAAATGTAGACTAGGATTAACAGCGAGGATCACGAGTATTTCTGAAGGCACAACCGAGCGAGGAGACCGACGAGCAGCTActaaattgcaaatgcacGTCGAAGTAGCTTAAGGCCTGTGAAATGTGCACAACTCTAATCTAGATCTAGATAACACAGAAATCCAAAGGGAATAAAAATACCATCATCATAGCTGAACTTTGATTCAcctggcgtatacgtaataaacCCTGACTTTGAAGATCAAGTGTAACGAAAGCACAATACAAAAGCTAAGTGAGCTAGCCGAGACAGCAACCATTCTGTTCTAAAAGCTCAAAGCTAAGCAGCTTGCGTGGGATCTCGataaagagagcgagagcgagagcgagacagagagagagctttgCCGCTCTTAATGCGTTAACAGTGCCAAAACGAGTTaaggttttggtttttgtttttatttgttgctttgtcGCTCATTCTTCATCGAAAAACTGTCCACAACAGACGTGTAATCGCCGCGTTTCCCATTATTGTCGTGCGCgtgaaaaaatacaataaaagctATAGCAACGGCATCAGGCCAGTAGAAAAGgttaaatatataccatacgtatatatattattatatactcgCGGTGCTCGCAATTTAATGTGCTTCATATGGAAAATAATTCGAAAAAGCGACAagttaatgcaattaaattcaatcaatcaacaacCGGTTCTTCATTTGACAcccaacaattaaataatataaaataatagttaTTATCAAAGCTGTCTATTTGATTTCACGG
This is a stretch of genomic DNA from Drosophila albomicans strain 15112-1751.03 chromosome 3, ASM965048v2, whole genome shotgun sequence. It encodes these proteins:
- the LOC117571162 gene encoding proton-coupled amino acid transporter-like protein CG1139, coding for MQADIKNESMVYPTKPTISDDYDPHKHRNVKNPTNNWQTFAHFLKASVGTGVLAMPSAFAHAGYVNGIILTLIIGGLALYCLHILISCMYLLCKRQRVPYVSFSEAMKLGLQQGPPFLRCLAPIATPFVDGFLAFYHFGICCVYVVFIAESIKQLFDEYVVVWDVRLHMCLLIVPLLLIFSIRNLKLLAPFSSAANLLLFVGFGIVLYYICTDLPPLSEREAFEDYKKFPTFFGTVLFALEAVGVILAIEENMATPRAYVTPCGIMNWGMAIVLSLYVFLGFFGYWKYGDEAMGSVTLNIPQTEVMAQVVKIFFAITTYISYALQGYVTAHILWSKYLSKRIKDISKHTLYELLFRAVIVLLTFLCAIAIPDLSLFLSLVGSFCLSILGLIFPALLQICVQYEQGYGPFRIRLVINMLLLIFGFFGGIIGTYVSIVDIVEALS
- the LOC117571163 gene encoding proton-coupled amino acid transporter-like protein CG1139 isoform X1, with protein sequence MKNDSNDDYDPHEHRDVKKPTNNWQTMVHFLKASVGTGVLAMPNAFAHAGYLNGSISTVILGCIALYCLHILLGSMYILCKRKRVPYISYSECMEIGLKEGPPIFQCLIPLATPIVDGFLAFYHYGICCIYVVFMASNIKQVVDHNLIVWPVRTHMCFLVIPLLLIFSIRNLKLLAPFCAAANILLLFGLSIVMYYICTELPPLSEREMLVDIRQMPVFFGTVLFALEAVGVILAIEENMATPKSYVTPCGIMNWGMAIVLTLYATIGFFGYWRYGNEVLGSVTLNIPQTDILPQCVKILFAVTTYISYALQGYVAANIIWNKYLIKHFPDESKHTRYELIMRAVIVILTFLAAVAIPDLGLFLSLVGALCLSILGLMCPALLQICIQYEQGYGRLKYKLVINILLFMFGAFGGFVGTFVSVEEIIDTYACNKAEI